One part of the Algibacter sp. L1A34 genome encodes these proteins:
- the ybeY gene encoding rRNA maturation RNase YbeY, protein MINFNYETVFILEEEEVISKWIMEAISNEGFKLEEINYVFCDDEYLHKLNVEFLNHDTLTDVISFDYCVGKIIQGDIFISIERVIDNAKDFEVNFLSELKRVIVHGVLHYCGYKDKTESDASLMREKEEYYLNLIK, encoded by the coding sequence ATGATTAATTTTAATTACGAAACAGTTTTTATATTAGAGGAAGAGGAAGTGATTTCTAAATGGATTATGGAAGCAATCTCTAACGAAGGTTTTAAGTTGGAAGAAATAAACTATGTGTTTTGTGATGATGAGTATCTTCATAAATTGAATGTGGAATTTCTTAATCATGATACTTTAACAGATGTAATAAGTTTTGATTATTGTGTTGGCAAAATTATACAAGGGGATATTTTTATTTCCATTGAGAGAGTTATTGATAACGCAAAGGATTTTGAAGTCAATTTTCTTTCAGAATTAAAACGAGTTATTGTTCATGGTGTTTTACATTACTGTGGGTATAAAGACAAGACGGAATCGGACGCTAGTTTGATGCGTGAAAAAGAAGAGTACTATTTAAATTTGATTAAGTAG
- the mnmG gene encoding tRNA uridine-5-carboxymethylaminomethyl(34) synthesis enzyme MnmG, producing MFNDVYDVIVVGAGHAGSEAAAAAANMGSKTLLVTMNLQNIAQMSCNPAMGGIAKGQIVREIDALGGYSGIVSDTSAIQFKMLNKSKGPAMWSPRVQSDRMRFAEDWRMMLEGTPNLDFYQDMVSGLIVENHKVVGVKTSLGIEIKAKSVVLTNGTFLNGLIHIGDKNFGGGRAGERAATGITEQLVELGFESGRMKTGTPPRVDGRSLDYSKMAEQPGDKNPEKFSYLDITKPLEKQRSCYMTYTSLEVHDLLREGFDRSPMFNGRIKSLGPRYCPSIEDKINRFADKDRHQLFIEPEGWNTCEVYVNGFSTSLPEDVQFKALRSVVGFENVKFFRPGYAIEYDYFPPTQLKHTLETKLVEGLYFAGQINGTTGYEEAASQGLMAGINAALKTQERDAFTLKRDEAYIGVLVDDLITKGTEEPYRMFTSRAEYRTLLRQDNADIRLTPKGFDLGLASEKRLKRMEEKHEAAEKFVSFFETQSVKPEEINPILESKKSAVVNQSGKLFKVFARPNVDMEDIRKVESVEAYIQEHNLDREVIEQTEIQVKYSGYIAKEKVNADKLSRLEYVKIPENFDYSQIKSMSLEAREKLKKIQPATVSQASRISGVSPNDVSVLLVYMGR from the coding sequence ATGTTTAATGATGTTTATGATGTTATAGTTGTTGGGGCTGGGCACGCAGGAAGCGAAGCCGCGGCCGCGGCTGCTAATATGGGTAGTAAAACACTGTTGGTTACCATGAATCTACAAAACATCGCTCAGATGTCTTGTAACCCTGCTATGGGAGGGATAGCTAAAGGACAAATTGTTCGGGAGATAGATGCGCTTGGAGGATACAGTGGAATTGTTTCTGATACGTCGGCTATTCAATTTAAAATGTTGAACAAATCTAAAGGGCCTGCTATGTGGAGTCCAAGAGTTCAGAGTGATAGAATGCGTTTTGCTGAAGATTGGAGAATGATGTTAGAAGGAACTCCAAATTTAGATTTTTATCAGGATATGGTTTCTGGATTAATAGTGGAAAACCATAAAGTAGTTGGTGTTAAAACATCGCTTGGAATTGAAATAAAAGCGAAGTCTGTCGTGCTTACAAATGGCACCTTTTTAAATGGGCTTATCCATATAGGTGATAAAAATTTTGGTGGTGGTAGAGCAGGAGAAAGAGCAGCAACTGGAATTACAGAACAACTTGTAGAATTAGGTTTTGAATCTGGTAGAATGAAAACAGGTACACCTCCAAGAGTTGATGGTCGTAGTTTAGATTATTCTAAAATGGCAGAACAACCTGGTGATAAAAACCCTGAAAAATTCTCTTATTTAGATATTACAAAACCATTGGAAAAACAACGTTCTTGTTACATGACTTATACAAGTCTTGAAGTGCATGATTTGCTTCGGGAAGGGTTTGATAGGTCACCAATGTTTAATGGTAGAATTAAAAGTTTAGGACCGCGTTATTGCCCATCTATTGAAGATAAAATTAATCGTTTTGCAGATAAGGATCGTCATCAATTATTCATCGAGCCGGAGGGTTGGAATACTTGTGAGGTTTATGTAAATGGTTTTTCTACATCCTTGCCAGAGGATGTTCAATTTAAAGCTTTGCGGTCTGTAGTTGGTTTTGAAAACGTGAAATTTTTTAGACCGGGTTACGCTATAGAATACGATTATTTCCCGCCAACACAATTGAAGCATACCTTAGAAACTAAGTTAGTTGAAGGTTTGTATTTCGCTGGCCAGATTAATGGAACTACGGGTTATGAAGAAGCTGCTTCTCAAGGATTAATGGCCGGTATAAATGCAGCTTTAAAAACCCAAGAACGTGATGCTTTTACATTAAAAAGAGATGAAGCATATATAGGTGTTTTAGTTGATGATTTAATTACAAAAGGTACAGAAGAGCCATATAGAATGTTTACTTCTCGTGCTGAATATAGAACGTTATTACGCCAAGATAATGCAGATATTAGGTTAACGCCAAAAGGTTTTGATTTAGGTTTAGCTTCTGAAAAACGGTTAAAACGCATGGAGGAAAAGCATGAAGCTGCGGAGAAATTTGTAAGCTTTTTTGAGACACAAAGTGTAAAGCCAGAAGAGATAAACCCAATATTAGAATCTAAAAAATCGGCTGTTGTAAATCAATCTGGTAAGCTTTTTAAAGTGTTTGCTCGACCTAATGTTGACATGGAAGATATACGTAAAGTTGAAAGTGTTGAGGCTTATATCCAAGAGCATAATCTGGATAGAGAGGTGATAGAACAGACCGAAATTCAGGTTAAATATTCTGGGTATATTGCTAAGGAAAAAGTTAATGCTGATAAATTATCGCGTTTAGAGTATGTGAAAATTCCTGAAAATTTTGATTACTCTCAGATAAAATCTATGAGTTTAGAGGCGCGTGAAAAGCTTAAAAAGATCCAACCGGCAACAGTTTCTCAAGCGTCAAGAATTAGTGGGGTATCTCCAAATGATGTATCTGTTTTGCTTGTTTATATGGGTAGATAA